A stretch of the Balneola vulgaris DSM 17893 genome encodes the following:
- a CDS encoding cytochrome c maturation protein CcmE produces MNLKLILGVAAIIGFTSLLMYNFGESISTYTNFEDAAEMNSAHVAGVWDDTQDYGFSMENKLFTFYMKDEAGETRRVVYPKPKPNNFEQADRLVVIGEMRGETFYASDMLMKCPSKYNDADPSKFVNASES; encoded by the coding sequence ATGAATCTTAAATTAATACTTGGTGTAGCGGCAATAATAGGGTTTACTTCCTTATTGATGTACAATTTTGGTGAATCGATCAGCACGTATACAAATTTTGAAGATGCGGCTGAAATGAATTCAGCTCACGTTGCAGGTGTTTGGGATGATACTCAAGACTATGGCTTTTCCATGGAGAACAAGTTGTTCACATTTTATATGAAAGATGAAGCGGGTGAAACTCGACGTGTTGTTTACCCAAAACCAAAGCCAAATAACTTTGAGCAAGCCGATCGATTAGTGGTAATCGGTGAGATGAGAGGGGAGACCTTCTACGCCTCAGATATGTTAATGAAATGTCCTTCAAAGTATAACGACGCTGACCCATCTAAATTTGTAAATGCATCTGAGAGTTAA
- a CDS encoding CcmD family protein produces the protein MKKFIQDVPHNTVDTLTNSYSQKWDGVEQLDQTNAFINFMYSNDLIFVVLGVTLIIWFVLLFFLFKVDRKVSALESKLNSVDQNES, from the coding sequence ATGAAAAAATTCATACAAGATGTTCCTCACAACACCGTTGACACGCTGACAAATTCGTACTCTCAGAAGTGGGATGGTGTTGAACAACTAGATCAGACTAACGCATTTATAAATTTTATGTACTCGAACGACCTTATTTTTGTTGTCCTCGGAGTTACACTCATCATCTGGTTTGTGTTGCTCTTTTTCTTATTTAAAGTAGACCGTAAAGTAAGTGCGCTTGAATCAAAACTAAATTCAGTGGATCAAAATGAATCTTAA
- a CDS encoding cytochrome c biogenesis protein, producing MKPWKYIVAIGMTLVIAGGFLIQVPQIPILEQTSRNLFFHVPMWMAMFAMFGLSFWYSIKYLNKPQIESDIRAESAASVGVVFGLCGLFTGSLWARFTWGTWWTFAEPKMNLAALAIMIYVAYFVLRSAFDDEEKRAKLSAVYNIFAVTTIPFLLYIVPRQLESLHPGADGNPAFSEITAPELRYILYPAFIGFIALAGWLYNVVHRYKTVQHHIEND from the coding sequence TTGAAGCCCTGGAAATATATAGTTGCAATCGGAATGACCCTAGTGATTGCAGGAGGTTTTTTGATCCAGGTTCCACAGATTCCTATTCTCGAACAAACCTCTAGAAATTTATTCTTTCATGTACCTATGTGGATGGCCATGTTTGCCATGTTCGGCCTTAGTTTTTGGTACAGTATTAAATATTTAAACAAGCCACAAATTGAATCAGATATCCGTGCTGAAAGTGCGGCCTCTGTTGGAGTGGTGTTCGGATTGTGTGGATTATTTACGGGCTCGCTATGGGCGCGATTTACGTGGGGTACTTGGTGGACTTTTGCGGAGCCTAAAATGAATTTAGCAGCCTTAGCCATTATGATTTATGTGGCTTATTTCGTGCTCCGTTCTGCATTTGACGATGAGGAGAAGCGAGCAAAGTTATCAGCGGTGTATAATATTTTCGCTGTAACTACTATTCCATTTCTTCTTTATATCGTGCCAAGGCAATTAGAGAGTTTACACCCCGGGGCAGATGGGAATCCTGCTTTTAGTGAGATTACGGCACCAGAATTGCGCTATATCTTATATCCTGCTTTTATCGGATTTATTGCTCTAGCAGGATGGTTATACAATGTGGTTCACCGCTATAAAACGGTTCAACATCACATCGAAAATGATTAA